One genomic window of Eriocheir sinensis breed Jianghai 21 chromosome 57, ASM2467909v1, whole genome shotgun sequence includes the following:
- the LOC126984377 gene encoding pyruvate kinase-like isoform X1 → MDQMSKVQPMQLEAANAYTCVDHMCALDIDSRPFSQRLSSIICTIGPVSRSVEMLEQMMEAGMNIARMNFSHGTHEYHSETMENVRKAAENYSKKAGYPHSVAIALDTKGPEIRTGLLEGGASAEIELKVGGQVKLTTDKEFYEKCTADVVYLDYINITKVVKVGNRIYVDDGLISLIAKEIGSDHIVCEVENGGMLGSKKGVNLPGVPVDLPAVSEKDRSDLLLGVKMGVDMVFASFIRDAAGVREIRNVLGEEGKNIKIISKIENHQGCKNIDSIIEEGDGIMIARGDLGIEIPAEKVFIAQKQMLAKCNKVGKPVICATQMLESMVKKPRPTRAEVSDVGNAIMDGADCVMLSGETAKGDYPLVCVRTMANIAREAEAALWHKQLFTELSQQVFLPTDSTHTTAIASVEASFKAMASAIIVITTTGRSAHLVSKYRPRCPIMAVTRFPQVARQAHLHRGIIPILYTVPQKAERVEDWMDDVNARVDYAVAFGKQSGFVKSGDPVVVVTGWQKGAGFTNTMRVLIVP, encoded by the exons ATGGACcag atgTCTAAGGTTCAGCCTATGCAGCTGGAGGCCGCCAACGCCTACACATGCGTTGACCACATGTGTGCGCTGGACATCGACTCACGGCCCTTCTCACAGCGCCTGTCCAGCATCATCTGTACCATCG GCCCAGTGTCGCGGTCCGTGGAGATGCTGGAGCAGATGATGGAGGCTGGCATGAACATCGCACGCATGAACTTCTCGCATGGCACCCACGAGTACCACTCTGAGACCATGGAGAACGTGCGTAAGGCGGCCGAGAACTACTCCAAGAAGGCTGGCTACCCACACTCCGTTGCCATCGCCCTCGACACCAAGGGGCCGGAGATCAGGACGGGGCTGCTCGAGGGG GGAGCGTCGGCGGAGATCGAACTGAAGGTCGGCGGCCAGGTCAAGCTCACCACGGACAAGGAGTTCTACGAGAAGTGCACGGCCGATGTCGTGTACCTGGACTACATCAACATCACCAAGGTGGTCAAGGTTGGCAACAGGATCTACGTTGACGACGGGCTCATCTCGCTCATCGCCAAGGAGATCG GCTCCGACCACATTGTCTGCGAGGTCGAGAACGGCGGGATGTTGGGCAGCAAGAAAGGGGTCAACCTGCCCGGCGTTCCCGTTGACCTGCCCGCCGTGTCTGAGAAGGACCGCAGTGACCTCCTCCTCGGGGTCAAGATGGGCGTGGATATGGTGTTCGCGTCCTTCATCAGGGACGCGGCCGGGGTCAGGGAGATCCGGAACGTGCTGG gtGAGGAGGGCAAGAACATCAAGATCATCAGCAAGATTGAGAACCACCAGGGCTGCAAGAACATTGACTCCATCATCGAGGAAGGGGACGGCATCATGATCGCTCGCGGTGACCTGGGCATTGAGATCCCCGCCGAGAAGGTCTTCATCGCACAGAAACAGATGCTGGCCAAGTGCAACAAG gTCGGCAAGCCCGTCATCTGCGCCACCCAGATGCTTGAGTCCATGGTGAAGAAGCCTCGCCCTACCCGCGCCGAGGTGTCCGACGTGGGCAACGCTATCATGGATGGAGCGGACTGTGTCATGCTCAGTGGGGAGACAGCCAAGGGAGACTACCCCCTGGTGTGTGTGCGGACCATGGCCAATATTGCGAGGGAGGCCGAGGCTGCTCTCTGGCACAAGCAGCTCTTCACGGAACTCTCCCAGCAG GTCTTCCTGCCAACGGACTCCACCCACACAACCGCCATCGCATCGGTGGAAGCCTCGTTCAAGGCCATGGCATCGgcaatcatcgtcatcaccaccaccggccGGTCCGCCCACCTGGTGTCCAAGTACCGCCCTCGCTGCCCCATCATGGCTGTCACGCGCTTCCCCCAGGTGGCTCGGCAGGCGCACCTTCACAGAGGCATCATCCCCATCCTCTACacag TGCCTCAGAAGG CTGAGCGCGTTGAGGACTGGATGGATGACGTCAACGCTCGAGTGGACTACGCCGTGGCATTTGGCAAGCAGAGCGGATTCGTCAAGTCCGGCGATCCCGTGGTTGTCGTCACCGGCTGGCAGAAGGGTGCTGGGTTCACCAACACCATGCGCGTACT AATTGTCCCGTGA
- the LOC126984377 gene encoding pyruvate kinase-like isoform X3, whose product MSKVQPMQLEAANAYTCVDHMCALDIDSRPFSQRLSSIICTIGPVSRSVEMLEQMMEAGMNIARMNFSHGTHEYHSETMENVRKAAENYSKKAGYPHSVAIALDTKGPEIRTGLLEGGASAEIELKVGGQVKLTTDKEFYEKCTADVVYLDYINITKVVKVGNRIYVDDGLISLIAKEIGSDHIVCEVENGGMLGSKKGVNLPGVPVDLPAVSEKDRSDLLLGVKMGVDMVFASFIRDAAGVREIRNVLGEEGKNIKIISKIENHQGCKNIDSIIEEGDGIMIARGDLGIEIPAEKVFIAQKQMLAKCNKVGKPVICATQMLESMVKKPRPTRAEVSDVGNAIMDGADCVMLSGETAKGDYPLVCVRTMANIAREAEAALWHKQLFTELSQQVFLPTDSTHTTAIASVEASFKAMASAIIVITTTGRSAHLVSKYRPRCPIMAVTRFPQVARQAHLHRGIIPILYTVPQKAERVEDWMDDVNARVDYAVAFGKQSGFVKSGDPVVVVTGWQKGAGFTNTMRVLIVP is encoded by the exons atgTCTAAGGTTCAGCCTATGCAGCTGGAGGCCGCCAACGCCTACACATGCGTTGACCACATGTGTGCGCTGGACATCGACTCACGGCCCTTCTCACAGCGCCTGTCCAGCATCATCTGTACCATCG GCCCAGTGTCGCGGTCCGTGGAGATGCTGGAGCAGATGATGGAGGCTGGCATGAACATCGCACGCATGAACTTCTCGCATGGCACCCACGAGTACCACTCTGAGACCATGGAGAACGTGCGTAAGGCGGCCGAGAACTACTCCAAGAAGGCTGGCTACCCACACTCCGTTGCCATCGCCCTCGACACCAAGGGGCCGGAGATCAGGACGGGGCTGCTCGAGGGG GGAGCGTCGGCGGAGATCGAACTGAAGGTCGGCGGCCAGGTCAAGCTCACCACGGACAAGGAGTTCTACGAGAAGTGCACGGCCGATGTCGTGTACCTGGACTACATCAACATCACCAAGGTGGTCAAGGTTGGCAACAGGATCTACGTTGACGACGGGCTCATCTCGCTCATCGCCAAGGAGATCG GCTCCGACCACATTGTCTGCGAGGTCGAGAACGGCGGGATGTTGGGCAGCAAGAAAGGGGTCAACCTGCCCGGCGTTCCCGTTGACCTGCCCGCCGTGTCTGAGAAGGACCGCAGTGACCTCCTCCTCGGGGTCAAGATGGGCGTGGATATGGTGTTCGCGTCCTTCATCAGGGACGCGGCCGGGGTCAGGGAGATCCGGAACGTGCTGG gtGAGGAGGGCAAGAACATCAAGATCATCAGCAAGATTGAGAACCACCAGGGCTGCAAGAACATTGACTCCATCATCGAGGAAGGGGACGGCATCATGATCGCTCGCGGTGACCTGGGCATTGAGATCCCCGCCGAGAAGGTCTTCATCGCACAGAAACAGATGCTGGCCAAGTGCAACAAG gTCGGCAAGCCCGTCATCTGCGCCACCCAGATGCTTGAGTCCATGGTGAAGAAGCCTCGCCCTACCCGCGCCGAGGTGTCCGACGTGGGCAACGCTATCATGGATGGAGCGGACTGTGTCATGCTCAGTGGGGAGACAGCCAAGGGAGACTACCCCCTGGTGTGTGTGCGGACCATGGCCAATATTGCGAGGGAGGCCGAGGCTGCTCTCTGGCACAAGCAGCTCTTCACGGAACTCTCCCAGCAG GTCTTCCTGCCAACGGACTCCACCCACACAACCGCCATCGCATCGGTGGAAGCCTCGTTCAAGGCCATGGCATCGgcaatcatcgtcatcaccaccaccggccGGTCCGCCCACCTGGTGTCCAAGTACCGCCCTCGCTGCCCCATCATGGCTGTCACGCGCTTCCCCCAGGTGGCTCGGCAGGCGCACCTTCACAGAGGCATCATCCCCATCCTCTACacag TGCCTCAGAAGG CTGAGCGCGTTGAGGACTGGATGGATGACGTCAACGCTCGAGTGGACTACGCCGTGGCATTTGGCAAGCAGAGCGGATTCGTCAAGTCCGGCGATCCCGTGGTTGTCGTCACCGGCTGGCAGAAGGGTGCTGGGTTCACCAACACCATGCGCGTACT AATTGTCCCGTGA
- the LOC126984377 gene encoding pyruvate kinase-like isoform X2: MDQMSKVQPMQLEAANAYTCVDHMCALDIDSRPFSQRLSSIICTIGPVSRSVEMLEQMMEAGMNIARMNFSHGTHEYHSETMENVRKAAENYSKKAGYPHSVAIALDTKGPEIRTGLLEGGASAEIELKVGGQVKLTTDKEFYEKCTADVVYLDYINITKVVKVGNRIYVDDGLISLIAKEIGSDHIVCEVENGGMLGSKKGVNLPGVPVDLPAVSEKDRSDLLLGVKMGVDMVFASFIRDAAGVREIRNVLGEEGKNIKIISKIENHQGCKNIDSIIEEGDGIMIARGDLGIEIPAEKVFIAQKQMLAKCNKVGKPVICATQMLESMVKKPRPTRAEVSDVGNAIMDGADCVMLSGETAKGDYPLVCVRTMANIAREAEAALWHKQLFTELSQQVFLPTDSTHTTAIASVEASFKAMASAIIVITTTGRSAHLVSKYRPRCPIMAVTRFPQVARQAHLHRGIIPILYTAERVEDWMDDVNARVDYAVAFGKQSGFVKSGDPVVVVTGWQKGAGFTNTMRVLIVP; this comes from the exons ATGGACcag atgTCTAAGGTTCAGCCTATGCAGCTGGAGGCCGCCAACGCCTACACATGCGTTGACCACATGTGTGCGCTGGACATCGACTCACGGCCCTTCTCACAGCGCCTGTCCAGCATCATCTGTACCATCG GCCCAGTGTCGCGGTCCGTGGAGATGCTGGAGCAGATGATGGAGGCTGGCATGAACATCGCACGCATGAACTTCTCGCATGGCACCCACGAGTACCACTCTGAGACCATGGAGAACGTGCGTAAGGCGGCCGAGAACTACTCCAAGAAGGCTGGCTACCCACACTCCGTTGCCATCGCCCTCGACACCAAGGGGCCGGAGATCAGGACGGGGCTGCTCGAGGGG GGAGCGTCGGCGGAGATCGAACTGAAGGTCGGCGGCCAGGTCAAGCTCACCACGGACAAGGAGTTCTACGAGAAGTGCACGGCCGATGTCGTGTACCTGGACTACATCAACATCACCAAGGTGGTCAAGGTTGGCAACAGGATCTACGTTGACGACGGGCTCATCTCGCTCATCGCCAAGGAGATCG GCTCCGACCACATTGTCTGCGAGGTCGAGAACGGCGGGATGTTGGGCAGCAAGAAAGGGGTCAACCTGCCCGGCGTTCCCGTTGACCTGCCCGCCGTGTCTGAGAAGGACCGCAGTGACCTCCTCCTCGGGGTCAAGATGGGCGTGGATATGGTGTTCGCGTCCTTCATCAGGGACGCGGCCGGGGTCAGGGAGATCCGGAACGTGCTGG gtGAGGAGGGCAAGAACATCAAGATCATCAGCAAGATTGAGAACCACCAGGGCTGCAAGAACATTGACTCCATCATCGAGGAAGGGGACGGCATCATGATCGCTCGCGGTGACCTGGGCATTGAGATCCCCGCCGAGAAGGTCTTCATCGCACAGAAACAGATGCTGGCCAAGTGCAACAAG gTCGGCAAGCCCGTCATCTGCGCCACCCAGATGCTTGAGTCCATGGTGAAGAAGCCTCGCCCTACCCGCGCCGAGGTGTCCGACGTGGGCAACGCTATCATGGATGGAGCGGACTGTGTCATGCTCAGTGGGGAGACAGCCAAGGGAGACTACCCCCTGGTGTGTGTGCGGACCATGGCCAATATTGCGAGGGAGGCCGAGGCTGCTCTCTGGCACAAGCAGCTCTTCACGGAACTCTCCCAGCAG GTCTTCCTGCCAACGGACTCCACCCACACAACCGCCATCGCATCGGTGGAAGCCTCGTTCAAGGCCATGGCATCGgcaatcatcgtcatcaccaccaccggccGGTCCGCCCACCTGGTGTCCAAGTACCGCCCTCGCTGCCCCATCATGGCTGTCACGCGCTTCCCCCAGGTGGCTCGGCAGGCGCACCTTCACAGAGGCATCATCCCCATCCTCTACacag CTGAGCGCGTTGAGGACTGGATGGATGACGTCAACGCTCGAGTGGACTACGCCGTGGCATTTGGCAAGCAGAGCGGATTCGTCAAGTCCGGCGATCCCGTGGTTGTCGTCACCGGCTGGCAGAAGGGTGCTGGGTTCACCAACACCATGCGCGTACT AATTGTCCCGTGA